In the Pedobacter cryoconitis genome, ACATCCATTTGAAAAAAGCTAACCTTACGGATCTGATATCCTTTTTTTGGATTTTCACTTGTTGGAATAGTATCATAAACACTAAAGGTTTGCGCATCTTTCATCACAGGCCATTGCGGATAATTGACATTTGAAAAAGCGAACTTTACAATTACACTGCCTTCTTTAAATTGAGCAGCATCATTCAGTAAATTAACTTTTTGCCCGGTCTTACCCCAGATTTGACCGACTGTATAAGCAGCAGTAGCATCATATAAGACCAGTGCATATCCGGCTTCATCTTCTTTCAGTGTGGTGAACATGTTTTTTGGGTTTCCATTTCCGAGGTAGACGCCTAATATGGCCTCCCTGTCTATCCCAAGCCAGGGTTCGTTGAACCAACCGTATTTAGCTGAGGTCCACTTTTTATTGTCCGTAAAAAATGGGATGATGTTAGGTGCAATATGGCTTTTTAACGAGTCCATATAAGCAAATACATTGGTATCGGAGATTGGCTGCCCGTGTAAAGCCTGTTGCCAGGAAGGATTGATCACGGGCTTAACTGTCGTTGGATAATCGTGACTGAGCACAAATAGGGGGCCATCGTATTGCTGTTTAGAAGGTATTGAATCTCTATAGTTTAAAAAGGCGCCATTTGTTGCTAAAGCTGCTGGATCAGATTTAAGTTTGCCGTCTTTGGAATTGCCCTGGTTATTACAGCTGTAAGCAATCAAGGCGATTGCGGGCAGTAAAATCAGGGTGGTGCAGCGGTTAATTTTTCTTTTCATATGGTTTGAAATTTAGGTTTGATTATTTAGTTTAAGGGGCGATTTTCTTCTGGTAACTGGTCATGTATTTTTTTGATTTAGCAAGTGGCTGTAGTATTGGCCGGATCGTCTTATTAATAAAGTAAAATAAACTCTTTTATCTGAAAATCTCAGGGAGGTATCTAGCTAGATGTTAAGGGTGTTTTAACCCTTGTTGTAGGTATTTATACTTTTAATTGGTTAGGGAAGAGGTTGGATTAATTTATGAATGCGTATGGCCGAAATTAGAAATCATTGTATATGAAACATTATCAGGTTTAGCGATGTTTCCTTCGGTAGATATGAACGACAAGCAGTGCAAATCGCAAACAAGTCCTAAAATTATCAGGTGTCTCCAGTCACTTAATTTTTTTATGGCAGATATGCAGGCCGGTATTGGCCCTTTCCTTGGAATATTCCTTTTGGCACATGGCTGGAAAAGTGGGATGATTGGTTCTGTAATGACCATTGGAGGGATGGCTGGTATGCTCATGACCGCACCAGCAGGTGCATTGATTGATGCGACAAAACGAAAACGCATGTACGTGGTTATCCCCGGGATATTTACTGTGACAGCGTCGGCCGTTATTCTGTTTTCGCAAAATTTCTGGATAGTCAGTATCTCACAGGTGGCAACGGCTATTGCGGGCTCGGCAATAGGGCCGGCAGTGATCGGTATGACCCTTGGAATAGTCAAGCAAGCAGGGTTTAATCGCCAGAATGGTTATAATCAGGCCTATAATCATGCCGGTAATGTAGTTGGTGCAGCGTTGTCAGGTTATTTAGGCTATAAATTTGGGATGCATGCTATCTTTTATCTGGCTGCATTTTTTGGTTTGCTCTCTATCATATCTGTATTAATGATTCCTGGTAAAGCTATTGATGACAGTGCTGCACGCGGATTAAATGAAAATGAAACTGATACTAAAGCAAGCGGCTTAAGTGTGTTGATCCAATGTAAACCCCTGTTGATACTGGCTGCCGCACTTGCCTGTTTCCATTTGGGAAATGGTGCGATGCTGCCATTATATGGATTGGCTGCTGCAACTAAAAATCAAGGTGATCCAACTATTTTTGTCGCTATGACTATCATTATCGCACAGCTGGTCATGATCGGCGTATCTATTCTTGCGATGCGAATGGCAGAAAAAAGAGGCTATTGGTTAGTCATGCTCATTTCTTTTATTGCATTACCAGTGCGTGGCCTGATTGCTGCTCATCTAATTAGCCACATTGGATTATATCCTGTACAAATATTGGATGGTATCGGCGCCGGCCTGCAAAGTGTGGCTGTTCCGGGATTGGTTGCACATATTTTAAATGGAACCGGTAGGGTGAATATCGGTCAGGGAGCTGTGATGACAGTCCAGGGATTAGGAGCTTCTTTAAGTCCTGCTATTGGTGGATGGATCGCACAAGGAATTGGCTATAGTTCTACATTTCTGATTTTGGGCTGTTTCGCTACCATTTCCATATTATTGTGGTTGGTATTTTCTTCCACGCTAAAAACCGCCTGCGAAACCACAGCCAAAGTGGAATAATAAAATCAAATTAAACCCCTTAATTACTATATGGCACATATTTTTATTTGGATCATTTCCTTCTTAACTATTGCAGGTGTTATTATCCGGCCTTTTAAAATATCAGAAGCTATCTGGGCAGTAGGTGGGGCAGTGCTATTGCTTATTGCAAGGCTAATTTTACCAACTGAAGGATGGTCGGGGATCATTAAAGGCACAGACGTTTATCTGTTTTTAACTGGTATGATGTTATTAGCAGAAACCGCACGTGAAGAAAAACTGTTTGACTGGCTGGCTGCCCATGCAACTAAAATGGCCAAAGGATCAGCTAACCGTCTATTTTTATTGATTTACCTGGTAGGTATAATTGTTACTGCATTTTTATCCAATGATGCAACGGCTGTAGTATTGACACCTGCAGTTGCAGCTGCGGTTAAAGCCGCGAAGGTAAATAAGCCTTTGCCATATTTGCTGATCTGTGCATTTATTGCCAATGCTGCCTCATTTGTGTTGCCTATATCTAATCCAGCTAACCTGGTGATCTATGGAGCACATATGCCTCCATTATTGCAATGGCTGCCGCAATACATTTTACCATCGTTCTTTGCCATCGTATCGACCTATTTTATGTTACGTTTCACACAGCGCGATGCCTTAAAGGAGCGTATCGAAACTAACATTGTTATACCTGCACTTTCACAGGGTGGAAAGACAGCAATCATTGGTATTGCTGCGACAGCGATGATTCTGCTTATATCCTCTGCAATCGATATTCAGCTAGGTTTACCTACTGCTATTGCTGGAATTTTAACCTCGGCAATTGTCATCATCCGGGCAAGAAAAAATCCATGGATAGTTATCAAAGGTGTTTCATGGGAAGTTATTCCCCTGGTTGCCGGGCTTTTTGTCATTGTGGAGGCGCTTAATAAAACCGGAGTAACTCAATCACTTACAAATATCCTTGTGAATGCTAATGTAGCTCATGGAATTACCAGCACCGCCTGGTACAGTGGTGTTATCGTTGCTTTTTCTTGTAACCTGCTGAATAACCTGCCTGCAGGCCTTATTGCTGGTCATGTTATTCAAGCCGCTAATGCCCCAGAATTGGTGAAAAGTGCAGTCCTGATAGGTGTTGATTTAGGACCCAATCTTTCCATTACAGGCTCCCTGGCAACTATACTTTGGCTTGTTGCCTTACGGCGTGAAGGACAACATGTTAGTGCCTGGACGTTTTTAAAACTTGGTGCATTGATCATGACAGTAGCCCTTTTATTTTCCTTGGCGGCTCTTTGGATATAACTCATTTCTTAAGTATGTAAAAAAAATAGATTTCAAACTAGACCTTAAATATAGCCCTGGCTTTTGAAACTTAACCAAGTTGGCAGATTACCGGATGGAAACTCTCTGTCAGGATATTAATTAATATATGTGATAAATTTTCAGGACATAGTTTTAAGAATTTCTTGTAAACTTGCTATATCTTGATATTTAGCCCATAATTCTCATGCTTATTATAAAATACACACCGGTTTTCAGAGCGGACTGTATCGAAATCTTTAAGAGTAATTTACCTAAATTCTTTGCTCCGGATGAACTGCAATTATTTGAAACCTTTTTAGATCATGATGCAGAAGATAACTATTATGTTATACAGGAGGATGGACATGTATACGGCTGTGGTGGCATCTTTTTAGATGAAAAAACTGATGAGGCGGGCTTATCATGGGGGATGGTACATGCCTGGCATCACCTAAAAGGAATTGGTAAATTATTTACACAATATAGGATAGACCTCTTAAAGAAATTATACCCGGCAAAAATCTATAAAATTGATACTTCACAACATACCGCGGCATTTTATGAAAAAAATGGTTTTCACACGGTGGATATTATACCAGATGGTTTCGGTAAGGGAATCGATAAATATATCATGAAAATGGAAAATAGGTTAATGTAAGGAGGCTAGCTATTGATGAACTAAGTATTATACTTTTAATTTGATAGGGAAGAAGTTCGTGTGAAGAAGTATTGGTTTGCTAAGTAATGCGGATATTTGATAAGTGGAAATATAATACTAATAGCATATTTTGTTGTAATTTTAGTAAATTATTTTTCAACAAAAGTCTTTGTTTATGGGAAGGTTACCGCTGGAATTCAAAATTTTAAGACGTATTAAGGAGAAGTTGGATAAACTGATGTCTGATAGAGGAACCCCGGTTGAAATCAGATCAAACTTTTTATATGATTATATAATCAGAGATGAAGAACTTAAAAGGGTGTTCACTAATCGAAGGGTGTTTAATCAATTTTTAAGAGCACAGCATGATGGTGGTAATTTAAAGCAAATAATTCCCAATTATAGGGTTGATACTTCAAATCATAGTCATTATCAATGGCACTTTTATAAAGACACCAGTATAAATGCAGGGCAGGGAAAAGGAATTGAAACTGTTGGTAGTCAATTGACTTTTAAAGATGATGAGTTGATTGTTTCTGCTTCAGACGGAACATTATTGAGGACTCATCAAGAAAGAGGAATTTATGAGAAGCTTTTAAAATGTAATTACCTGACGATTGAATATGAGTTTCCTGTTTCAATCGACGGTCATAAGAAGTATGTTGATTTTAGAATTTTGAACAGAATGACTCAGAAAATATATTTTTGGGAACATTTTGGTATGACAAATTCTGATGGTTATCTGAAAAAAATGGAAGAAAAGCTTTTATGGTACAAGAATAATGGCTTTAAAACCGTTGAGGATGGTGGAAATTTAATTTATACCATTTATTCAGACCAGAATAAGCTTCAGCGGGATACTGATAATTATATAAATATTATTATCAAGTAGGGGTAAGGGGTTGGTAATTGAAGTAGATTTCGTTTAGAGATTTTATCAAAATCATATATTATAATAATCTGAATCAGGGTTTATTCAGTTACGGAAAACCGTAATTTATTCAAAGTGATCTCCTCCCTGAAAACGGGACTTTTGTAAAGAGATTTTCGGTCTCAAAATATAAAATTGAGATAATAATTGTTTACTCATTACAATATTTTCAGGATACGGTACTATATCCGATATGAAAAATAGGTACTGGTAATACGATTTCAATAATGGGTGAAAAAGGAATTTTAGAAAATCAACCGCCTTGTAGGCTTTTCCTTTGGATAGATGATCCTGATTCAGGAAGAAGATATGAATTATATAAAGAATAGGAATTGGTTTTCAAATTGGAATCCGACATTGTCGCCACGTCCTTTGTGGGAACGAATACTTGAGTAGCTAATCGTAGATTTTAAATAAAAAAGCCCCGTATTGTAAGACGAGGCACTTAATGTTTTCACAACGGAATAATCCTTATTGTGATTTGCTTTCATTCAAATATAGTGATTATTTATAACTTGGTATACGGGAAACCGTATTTTATTAAAATTTTAGTTTTTAGTTTTAAAAAATGTTAATTCAAGATTATGAAGAAAATTTTAGGACTTGATTTAGGCACAACTTCTATTGGATATGCACAGGTTAATGAAAGTGAGGACTTCAAAGATTCGTCGATTGAACGAATTGGTGTACGTGTCAATCCATTAAGTGTTGATGAACAAACCAATTTTGAGAAGGGTAAGCCAATTTCTATAAATGCTGACAGAACTTTAAAATCTGGCGCAAGAAGAACACTTGATCGTTATCAGGATAGACGCTCTAATCTGATTGATGCTTTAGTTAAGTCAGTTATCATTACAGAAGATACAGTTCTTGCTGAAGATGGTAAAAATACCACTCATTCCACTTTTGCCTTACGTGCAAAATCGGCTAGCGAAAAGGTAGAAAAAGCGGAGTTTGCTAGAATACTATTGGCTATCAATAAAAAAAGAGGGTATAAAAGTAGTCGTAAAACTAATAATAATGATGATGAAGGGCAGGCAATAGATGGCATGGCCATTGCCAAAAAATTATATGATGAGAACTTGACACCAGGTCAACTGGCCTATCAATTATTAAAAGAAGGTAAAAAATACTTGCCCGATTTTTATCGTTCAGATTTACAGGCAGAATTTGATAAAATATGGACTTTTCAAAAACAGTTTTATCCGGAGATTTTAACTGATGAACTTCAAAAAGAATTGGCAGGGAAAGGACAAAGGGCTACATCAGCTATTTTTTGGAAGAAATATGATTTTAATACTGCAGAGAATAAAGGTACCCGAGAGGAAAAGAAACTGAAAGCATATGAATGGCGAAGTACTTCGGTTGACAAAAAATTGCAGAAAGAGGAAGTCGCCTATGTGATTACGGAAATCAACAATAATCTAACTAATTCCAGTGGTTATCTGGGGGCCATCAGTGACAGGAGCAAAGAATTGTACTTTAACAAGCAAACTGTTGGTCAGTATCTATTTAAGCAAATTCAGAAAAACCCACATACTAAATTAAAAAATCAGGTTTTTTATCGTCAGGATTACTTTG is a window encoding:
- a CDS encoding GNAT family N-acetyltransferase, producing MLIIKYTPVFRADCIEIFKSNLPKFFAPDELQLFETFLDHDAEDNYYVIQEDGHVYGCGGIFLDEKTDEAGLSWGMVHAWHHLKGIGKLFTQYRIDLLKKLYPAKIYKIDTSQHTAAFYEKNGFHTVDIIPDGFGKGIDKYIMKMENRLM
- a CDS encoding arsenic transporter; protein product: MAHIFIWIISFLTIAGVIIRPFKISEAIWAVGGAVLLLIARLILPTEGWSGIIKGTDVYLFLTGMMLLAETAREEKLFDWLAAHATKMAKGSANRLFLLIYLVGIIVTAFLSNDATAVVLTPAVAAAVKAAKVNKPLPYLLICAFIANAASFVLPISNPANLVIYGAHMPPLLQWLPQYILPSFFAIVSTYFMLRFTQRDALKERIETNIVIPALSQGGKTAIIGIAATAMILLISSAIDIQLGLPTAIAGILTSAIVIIRARKNPWIVIKGVSWEVIPLVAGLFVIVEALNKTGVTQSLTNILVNANVAHGITSTAWYSGVIVAFSCNLLNNLPAGLIAGHVIQAANAPELVKSAVLIGVDLGPNLSITGSLATILWLVALRREGQHVSAWTFLKLGALIMTVALLFSLAALWI
- a CDS encoding MFS transporter produces the protein MVREEVGLIYECVWPKLEIIVYETLSGLAMFPSVDMNDKQCKSQTSPKIIRCLQSLNFFMADMQAGIGPFLGIFLLAHGWKSGMIGSVMTIGGMAGMLMTAPAGALIDATKRKRMYVVIPGIFTVTASAVILFSQNFWIVSISQVATAIAGSAIGPAVIGMTLGIVKQAGFNRQNGYNQAYNHAGNVVGAALSGYLGYKFGMHAIFYLAAFFGLLSIISVLMIPGKAIDDSAARGLNENETDTKASGLSVLIQCKPLLILAAALACFHLGNGAMLPLYGLAAATKNQGDPTIFVAMTIIIAQLVMIGVSILAMRMAEKRGYWLVMLISFIALPVRGLIAAHLISHIGLYPVQILDGIGAGLQSVAVPGLVAHILNGTGRVNIGQGAVMTVQGLGASLSPAIGGWIAQGIGYSSTFLILGCFATISILLWLVFSSTLKTACETTAKVE